The following are encoded together in the Synchiropus splendidus isolate RoL2022-P1 chromosome 7, RoL_Sspl_1.0, whole genome shotgun sequence genome:
- the ercc6l2 gene encoding DNA excision repair protein ERCC-6-like 2 isoform X3 — MTSRKENAGLGHGNNVAALEEEEEDKDELVSKHNTSDLDGFTQEKPIFPNRVTLPSLCVPLELSITKGHKVPYTVNRYLRDYQREGIQFIYNNYMQSRGCILGDDMGLGKTVQVIGFLSAVLRKKGTWEDIENNKPQFLQSQMPSRKNKPNKVFLIVAPLSVLYNWKDELDTWGHFQCMVVHGLKKEEDLARIKNGRVEIALTTYETLRICLDQFNNIPWSAVFVDEAHKIKNPNSQITQGMKDLKCQIRIGLTGTILQNNLEELWCVMDWAVPGCLGSLGHFKNTFSDPIEQGQRHSATKRVLATGRKAVRSLVKKISHYFLRRTKALIKEQLPKKDDRVVYCSLTDFQQTVYRTVLDSEDVTLLLRSSEKCGCQSGHTRRSCCYKTNSEGVKISELYFSYLAILRKISNHVALLQSTTGTSKKQEKYVGAICQKVFKQFPDFVQRCKNEAFEALSDPMYSGKMKVLEKLIQYHLKNKDKVLLFSLSTKLLDVLESYCMAEGLEYSRLDGNTKSKERIQIVKEFNCSPHVNLCLVSTMAGGLGLNFVGANVVVLFDPTWNPANDLQAIDRAYRIGQCRDVTVFRLISLGTVEEVIYLRQVYKQQLQSSVMGKESSRRYFEAVQGDGVRKGELFGIKNLFRLQIQGTCLTRKILEREGQVEAGVMTTRLHAGEEKEKEVSKELTESSSTTATTSHGQPVKGNQEEVEVLLDFSSGSDEDEDILLFKKTSLTKNADPSRSDSSGAGRSNLLQYGFSKLLQRVKAQPDLENGDSSSGEDGELDKKSSTGCSRSGSCNLTGSDATERRDDKVRTSMEVRPHVGGDMVTSGEDQNQNKLQDVVHKPQQFPYNQLVMKNSLGDSVKKRVEGINRKRQSSNDRARSKFTELIEEFSSSEDEHLVLKKAKYRRDEKKVTMQKSSDRRTRTSKGVSFTSEAHETSSKNGHIDSVLGGVQEVAYTHSNQGVVGGSKAEELISRAAVRDVFERRMFSQLPANLLLGTQESLPSSPESNEPCQDCPVRPTQLCIEHPVSFSNKHVVHSRHTTFIIGETPLGVRRQQLEQMALKLNFSSVDQFAKEVLRGTSAQRLAWLRQYYSSLDQPHLADVLAQHFSDPVDPAKASSSSTMEASPSTSLANVAADSSKPQRRKYRKKCGENPQTSRGLDKKTLEETSRDMQDVAPELKKAPLHLQKEARDTGRVFGLVQLETIRESGGDSGVMNDDPSVLDPVKDTNLAAPTVTATEKAHSSSQSNLEDLLGDTSILDDLFKPKSRGAHQNSSPRTSFTSITKRVPAKSPPRTSDHADTGPLRSAARRNNRKDFWDVLDDEESINKLTDSAVQRACMKKNFSVRQRPKEEENTSLWKTNEKFLWKKRDGAEPF, encoded by the exons ATGACTTCGAGGAAAGAAAATGCTGGACTCGGTCATGGCAATAATGTTGCGGctctggaggaagaagaagaggacaaAGATGAGCTCGTGTCTAAACACAACACATCAGACTTGGATGGATTTACTCAAGAGAAACCCATTTTTCCCAACAGGGTCACCCTTCCATCACTGTGTGTCCCTTTAGAGTTGAGCATTACTAAAGGTCATAAGGTCCCATACACCGTCAATAGATACCTGAGAGATTACCAGAGGGAAGGCATTCAGTTCATTTATAACAACTACATGCAGTCAAGAGGCTGTATACTTGGAGATGACATGGGTCTTGGGAAGACTGTCCAG GTCATAGGATTTCTATCCGCAGTTCTGCGCAAAAAAGGAACTTGGGAAGATATCGAGAACAACAAGCCGCAGTTTCTGCAAAGTCAGATGCCATCCAGGAAGAATAAACCTAATAAA GTCTTTCTGATTGTCGCTCCATTATCTGTACTTTACAACTGGAAAGATGAGCTGGACACATGGGGTCACTTTCAGTGCATGGTTGTACATGGTttgaagaaagaggaggatCTGGCTCGGATCAAGAACGGCCGTGTTGAAATTGCTCTGACAACCTATGAAACCCTTCGCATTTGTTTGGATCAGTTCAATAA CATCCCCTGGTCCGCTGTCTTTGTAGATGAGGCTCACAAGATTAAGAACCCAAATTCCCAAATCACTCAGGGGATGAAAGATCTTAAATGCCAG ATCCGAATTGGTCTCACCGGTACCATCTTGCAGAACAACCTGGAGGAGTTGTGGTGTGTCATGGATTG GGCCGTACCTGGTTGTCTTGGAAGTTTGGGgcatttcaaaaacacattttcagatccCATTGAACAAGGACAGAGGCACAGTGCCACCAAACGCGTCCTCGCCACAGGTAGGAAGGCCGTCCGTTCCCTGGTGAAGAAGATTTCCCACTATTTCCTCAGAAGGACGAAGGCACTGATTAAGGAGCAACTGCCTAAAAAGGATGACAGG GTGGTGTATTGCTCCCTGACTGATTTTCAACAGACTGTGTATCGCACTGTGCTGGACAGCGAAGATGTGACGTTATTGCTGCGGTCTTCAGAGAAATGCGGTTGCCAAAGTGGACACAcgagaagaagctgctgctaCAAG acAAACTCTGAAGGTGTAAAAATATCTGAGCTTTATTTTAGTTACTTGGCAATATTGAGAAAAATATCCAACCATGTTGCCCTGCTGCAGTCGACTACAGGAACCAGTAAAAAACAG GAGAAGTATGTCGGGGCAATTTGTCAAAAGGTGTTCAAGCAGTTTCCCGACTTTGTGCAGAGATGCAAAAACGAGGCATTCGAGGCTTTGTCTGACCCTATGTACAGTGGCAAGATGAAG GTTTTGGAGAAGTTGATTCAATATCAcctgaaaaataaagacaagGTGCTGCTGTTTTCCCTCTCGACTAAG CTGTTGGACGTGCTGGAGAGTTACTGCATGGCGGAGGGGCTGGAGTACAGCAGGCTGGATGGAAACACCAAGTCCAAAGAGAGGATCCAAATTGTGAAAGAGTTCAACTGTTCCCCTCATGTCAACCTTTGCCTCGTCTCTACCAT GGCGGGTGGTCTTGGCCTTAACTTCGTCGGAGCCAATGTGGTGGTCCTGTTTGACCCAACATGGAACCCTGCTAATGACCTGCAGGCAATTGACAG GGCTTATCGCATCGGGCAGTGCAGGGATGTGACAGTTTTCAGGTTGATCTCCTTGGGAACGGTTGAGGAAGTTATTTACCTCCGACAAGTTTACAAACAG CAATTACAGAGCTCTGTGATGGGCAAAGAGAGCTCTCGTCGCTACTTCGAAGCTGTTCAGGGTGACGGCGTCCGTAAGGGAGAGCTCTTCGGCATCAAAAACCTCTTCCGGCTGCAGATACAGGGCACCTGCCTCACACGCAAGATTTTAGAG CGGGAGGGACAAGTAGAGGCTGGTGTCATGACGACCCGTCTGCACgcaggtgaagaaaaagaaaaggaggTGAGCAAA GAACTTACAGAGTCTTCCTCCACAACTGCCACCACCTCACATGGCCAACCTGTGAAAGGGAACcaagaggaagtggaggtgCTGCTGGACTTCAGCAGTGGAAGTgacgaggatgaagacatcCTGCTTTTTAAGAAGACTTCACTCACCAAGAATGCTGACCCCAGTAGGAGTGATTCAAGTGGAGCTGGTCGGAGTAATCTGTTGCAATACGGGTTTTCCAAACTGCTCCAGAGGGTCAAAGCTCAACCCGACCTAGAGAATGGTGACAGCAGCTCAGGTGAAGACGGTGAGCTTGACAAGAAATCGAGTACGGGCTGCTCCAGGTCCGGTTCTTGTAATTTGACTGGGAGTGACGCCACAGAAAGGCGTGATGACAAGGTTCGGACATCTATGGAAGTCAGACCACATGTAGGAGGTGACATGGTCACCTCAGGTGAagaccaaaaccaaaacaagcTCCAAGATGTCGTTCACAAGCCTCAACAATTTCCCTACAATCAGTTAGTTATGAAGAACAGCCTTGGAGACTCTGTGAAGAAAAGAGTTGAAGGCATCAACAGAAAGAGACAAAGTTCCAATGACAGAGCCAGATCCAAGTTTACAGAGCTCATTGAAGAATTCTCATCTTCAGAAGATGAACATTTGGTTCTCAAGAAAGCGAAGTACAGAagggatgaaaaaaaagttacaatgCAGAAGAGCTCCGACAGACGCACCAGAACATCCAAAGGTGTTTCATTCACCAGTGAAGCACATGAGACATCGTCCAAAAACGGACACATCGACAGTGTGCTAG GAGGTGTACAAGAGGTGGCGTACACACACTCCAACCAGGGCGTGGTGGGCGGGAGCAAAGCTGAGGAGCTGATCAGCAGAGCTGCTGTGAGGGATGTCTTCGAGCGCCGCATGTTTTCTCAACTTCCAGCGAATCTCCTCCTTGGCACTCAGGAG AGTTTGCCATCTAGTCCAGAGAGCAATGAACCATGTCAGGACTGTCCTGTCAGGCCAACACAGCTGTGTATAGAACATCCGGTCTCCTTCAGCAACAAGCATGTGGTCCACAGCAGACACACCACCTTCATCATAGGAGAGACTCCACTGGGTGTGCGAAG GCAGCAACTGGAGCAGATGGCGCTGAAGCTTAACTTCTCATCAGTGGACCAATTTGCCAAGGAAGTACTCAGAGGTACGTCGGCGCAGAGACTGGCGTGGCTCAGACAGTATTACAGTTCCCTGGACCAACCTCACCTGGCTGATGTACTTGCTCAGCACTTCTCTGACCCTGTTGATCCAGCCAAggcttcctcttcatccaccATGGAAGCTTCACCTTCGACGTCTCTGGCAAATGTTGCCGCCGACAGTTCAAAACCGCAGAGGCGGAAATATCGTAAGAAATGTGGAGAAAACCCCCAAACTTCTCGGGGTTTGGACAAGAAAACCCTTGAGGAAACGTCTAGGGACATGCAAGATGTGGCTCCAGAGCTGAAGAAAGCGCCACTGCACCTGCAGAAGGAAGCTCGAGACACAGGACGTGTGTTTGGACTAGTACAGTTAGAAACTATTAGAGAGTCAGGTGGAGATTCTGGGGTCATGAATGATGACCCCAGTGTTTTAGATCCAGTGAAGGACACTAATCTTGCTGCTCCAACTGTCACTGCCACAGAAAAGGCTCATTCCAGTTCTCAGTCCAACCTGGAAGATCTTCTTGGAGACACCTCAATTCTCGATGACTTGTTCAAGCCCAAGTCGAGAGGAGCCCATCAGAACAGTTCTCCGAGAACGTCTTTCACTTCAATAACCAAGCGTGTCCCTGCAAAGTCTCCTCCTCGAACATCTGATCATGCAGACACTGGACCTTTGCGCTCAGCAGCTCGAAGAAACAATCGCAAAGACTTCTGGGACGTTCTGGATGACGAGGAGAGCATAAACAAGCTGACAGACTCGGCGGTGCAGCGGGCCTGCATGAAGAAGAACTTCTCAGTCAGACAGCGACCCAAAGAGGAAGAGAACACAAGTCTGTGGAAGACCAACGAGAAGTTTCTCTGGAAGAAACGTGATGGCGCCGAGCCTTTTTAA